A window of Sutcliffiella cohnii contains these coding sequences:
- a CDS encoding MBL fold metallo-hydrolase: MNIKVMTAKDVTKKVINKEQLFILDVRNVNDFEEWKIEGENFNYLNIPYFDLLDGVEEIVDKLPTNMDVLVVCAKEGSSVMVAEMLAEKEFSVYYLEGGMKAWSEYLEPVKVGDLNGGGELYQFVRIGKGCLSYMVISNEEAAIIDPTRMIERYISLVEEKGVKISHVFDTHLHADHISGGRRIAEISGAQYWLPPKDATDVTFNYNALEGGNEVKIGNSTINIHALYSPGHTIGSTSFIIDEKYLLSGDILFIDSIGRPDLAGLAEDWVSDLRESLYVRYRELSEELIVLPAHFMMIEELNEDGTVAAKLGTLFAKNHGLNIEDEQEFRKIVTENLPPQPNAYQEIRETNMGKINPDVEQQREMEIGPNRCAVR; encoded by the coding sequence ATGAATATTAAAGTAATGACTGCTAAAGATGTTACAAAAAAAGTTATAAATAAGGAACAGTTGTTTATATTAGACGTTAGAAATGTTAATGATTTTGAAGAATGGAAAATAGAAGGGGAAAACTTTAATTATTTAAATATACCTTACTTTGATCTATTAGATGGAGTGGAAGAAATTGTCGATAAACTTCCTACAAACATGGATGTTTTAGTTGTATGTGCTAAAGAAGGGTCTTCTGTTATGGTAGCAGAAATGTTAGCTGAAAAAGAATTTTCCGTATATTATTTAGAAGGTGGAATGAAAGCTTGGAGTGAGTATTTAGAACCGGTTAAAGTTGGAGATTTAAACGGAGGGGGAGAATTATACCAATTTGTCCGAATTGGTAAAGGTTGTTTGTCATACATGGTAATTTCTAATGAAGAAGCAGCAATTATTGATCCTACGAGAATGATTGAACGCTATATATCGCTTGTGGAAGAAAAAGGCGTTAAAATATCGCATGTATTTGACACCCACTTACATGCCGATCACATATCTGGAGGAAGAAGAATTGCCGAAATATCAGGGGCTCAATATTGGTTACCGCCGAAAGATGCTACGGACGTAACTTTTAATTACAACGCTTTAGAAGGTGGTAACGAAGTAAAAATCGGTAATTCTACGATAAATATTCATGCATTATACTCACCGGGACATACAATTGGTTCAACATCATTTATTATTGATGAGAAATATTTATTATCAGGAGATATTTTATTCATCGATTCTATTGGGAGACCTGACTTAGCGGGTTTGGCCGAAGATTGGGTTTCAGATTTAAGAGAAAGCTTATACGTTCGATACCGTGAGTTATCCGAGGAATTAATTGTTCTTCCAGCTCACTTCATGATGATTGAAGAGCTAAATGAGGATGGAACTGTTGCAGCAAAATTAGGTACTTTATTTGCTAAAAATCACGGTCTAAATATTGAAGATGAACAAGAGTTTAGAAAAATTGTAACTGAAAACCTACCACCGCAACCGAATGCATACCAAGAAATTCGCGAAACGAACATGGGGAAAATAAACCCGGATGTAGAACAGCAACGTGAAATGGAAATTGGTCCAAACCGCTGTGCTGTTAGATAA
- a CDS encoding DUF3231 family protein, with the protein MGILNGNPKDEPLHYGEVYGLWTNLLVAKSAIVAHQTLFNHTGDEDLRKLLENVMDNTKQEVEQMEGILKENEVPLPPSPPERPTANLEDIPVGARFNDPEIAASLGADIAAGLIACSKQMGQGIREDVIAMFGQFHMQKAALGGKLLKMQKEKGWLIPPPLHINKVEK; encoded by the coding sequence ATGGGTATTTTAAATGGAAATCCAAAAGATGAACCTTTACACTACGGTGAAGTATATGGTTTGTGGACGAATTTATTAGTAGCAAAATCTGCTATAGTGGCTCACCAAACGTTATTTAATCATACGGGTGATGAAGATTTACGAAAACTATTAGAAAATGTTATGGATAATACGAAACAAGAAGTGGAGCAAATGGAAGGTATTTTAAAGGAAAATGAAGTTCCTTTACCACCAAGCCCACCTGAAAGACCAACAGCTAATTTAGAAGATATACCTGTTGGTGCAAGGTTTAACGATCCAGAAATTGCGGCTAGCCTTGGAGCAGACATAGCTGCTGGCCTTATAGCTTGTAGTAAACAAATGGGTCAAGGTATCCGAGAAGACGTAATAGCAATGTTCGGACAATTTCACATGCAAAAAGCAGCACTTGGTGGAAAACTATTAAAAATGCAAAAAGAAAAGGGTTGGTTAATTCCTCCACCGCTTCATATTAATAAAGTGGAGAAATAA
- a CDS encoding DUF2243 domain-containing protein: MSTVKNRNILSGILFGLGLVAFIDETIFHQLLHWHHFYDKSTTNVGLISDGWFHAFSWFATIGGLFLFADLRRKNELSMIKWIASVLIGGGAFQLYDGIIQHKLMRIHQIRYVENVFIYDFVWNIIAILMLVAGLYLLFRSGNTKNEKVVY; this comes from the coding sequence ATGAGTACTGTAAAAAATCGTAACATTTTGTCTGGAATATTATTTGGTCTTGGGCTAGTTGCGTTTATTGATGAAACTATATTTCACCAGTTATTACATTGGCATCATTTTTATGATAAATCAACAACAAATGTAGGGTTAATATCAGACGGGTGGTTTCATGCATTTAGTTGGTTTGCGACTATTGGTGGCTTGTTTTTGTTTGCTGATTTAAGACGTAAAAATGAATTGTCAATGATTAAATGGATTGCTAGTGTTTTAATTGGTGGCGGCGCATTTCAATTATATGATGGTATTATTCAACATAAATTAATGAGAATCCATCAAATTAGATATGTAGAAAATGTATTCATCTATGATTTTGTTTGGAATATTATTGCCATTTTAATGTTAGTTGCTGGTTTATATTTGTTATTTCGAAGTGGCAATACGAAAAATGAAAAGGTAGTATATTAA
- a CDS encoding cytochrome c oxidase assembly protein has protein sequence MYNLCGTMIDNAEVFLPSLLLSTPFSILLILYCFGVFLSNRKYSNWPIYKSILCIVGCFIAIVSVSKPLTELSHYNFTFHMLIHLLLGMLAPLLIALSTPMTLLFRVLHVHQSRKLTRVLRTMPFQLIVHPIITTLLNIGGLWILYMTKLFEWMHSNPFIYIAIHFHVFLAGYVFVVSIIYVEPVFHRYSFIFRTSIFIVALAAHGILTKIIYSKPPIGVPLYEAERGAQLMYYGGDFIEAILIVILFAQWYKACRPKQSESLMTGE, from the coding sequence ATGTACAACCTATGTGGGACAATGATCGATAATGCTGAAGTTTTTTTACCTTCTCTTCTTTTAAGTACACCGTTCAGTATTCTATTAATTTTATACTGTTTTGGAGTATTTCTTTCAAACCGAAAATATAGCAATTGGCCAATATACAAAAGTATTCTCTGTATTGTAGGATGTTTTATTGCTATTGTATCTGTTTCCAAACCGTTGACGGAACTTTCTCATTATAATTTTACATTTCATATGCTAATACATCTTTTGTTAGGGATGTTAGCACCACTATTAATCGCTTTATCTACTCCAATGACTTTATTATTTAGAGTTTTACATGTTCATCAATCTAGGAAATTAACTAGAGTATTACGAACTATGCCTTTTCAATTAATTGTACATCCAATAATAACAACTTTATTAAATATAGGAGGATTATGGATTTTATATATGACAAAACTGTTTGAATGGATGCATTCTAATCCATTCATTTATATCGCGATTCATTTTCATGTTTTTTTAGCGGGGTATGTATTTGTTGTTTCTATAATATATGTAGAACCAGTTTTTCATCGCTATAGTTTTATATTTCGCACTTCTATTTTTATAGTTGCGCTAGCTGCTCATGGTATATTAACAAAAATCATTTATTCAAAACCGCCAATAGGTGTTCCTTTATATGAAGCAGAGCGAGGCGCACAATTAATGTATTATGGAGGCGATTTTATCGAAGCTATTCTTATTGTTATACTTTTTGCACAATGGTATAAAGCATGTAGGCCAAAACAGTCGGAAAGTTTAATGACCGGAGAATAG